From the genome of Kryptolebias marmoratus isolate JLee-2015 linkage group LG19, ASM164957v2, whole genome shotgun sequence, one region includes:
- the LOC108228669 gene encoding C-C chemokine receptor type 8-like produces the protein MAEPNSTVATSNSSSPGVQPHPSWDSSRLVPAVLFSLCFSVGVPGNIAVIILKPNWKHLSRLSQSLLLNLAVSDLLCLLTLPLWSYTFLYGWMFGLVSCKVLAGFLYCCVCSSMLTVTGLSIQRYLIVVHRLKCNQVQIRVMLVLLWLVAFILSIPSLVVRQLKTDGLWKDCQPVCFSKGQWIGVLLTETLYGIVLFFIVVFSYIHLKKKINQAAFFNNPWTNRLITSIIVSLFILWLPYFIINLLGITAHSLEHQGLLKFYDDNRRIAEAVTFVNSCLNPLLYAFTSNKMFFLCRMKKPMQVNQRTSQTPDNTTQELL, from the coding sequence ATGGCTGAGCCAAATTCCACTGTGGCAACTTCTAACTCCTCTTCTCCAGGAGTTCAGCCTCATCCTTCCTGGGACTCAAGTCGTCTGGTTCCTGCAgtgttgttttctctctgcttcagtGTGGGAGTTCCTGGAAACATTGCAGTAATTATTCTCAAGCCCAACTGGAAACACCTTTCCAGACTGAGCCAGAGTTTGCTGTTGAATCTGGCCGTGTCTGACCTGCTCTGTCTGCTGACCCTTCCATTGTGGAGTTATACTTTCCTCTACGGCTGGATGTTCGGCTTGGTGTCCTGTAAGGTTCTAGCAGGCTTTTTGTACTGCTGTGTTTGTAGCAGCATGCTGACTGTGACTGGATTAAGCATTCAGCGTTACCTTATTGTGGTTCACCGTCTGAAGTGCAATCAAGTACAAATAAGAGTGATGCTGGTTCTGCTCTGGCTGGTTGCTTTTATCCTGTCCATCCCTTCTCTGGTGGTTCGACAGCTGAAAACAGATGGACTGTGGAAAGACTGCCaacctgtgtgtttttctaaagGTCAGTGGATAGGTGTGCTGCTGACAGAGACCCTGTAtggaattgttttattttttattgtggtttttTCATACATTCACctaaagaagaaaattaatcaAGCAGCATTTTTCAACAATCCTTGGACAAATCGACTGATTACCAGCATCATTGTAAGCTTGTTTATCTTGTGGCTGCCatattttatcataaatttGTTGGGCATTACGGCTCATAGTCTTGAACATCAGGGACTTCTAAAGTTTTATGACGACAACAGAAGAATAGCTGAAGCAGTAACATTTGTAAATAGTTGCCTGAATCCACTCCTGTATGCCTTTacttcaaacaaaatgttcttccTTTGTCGAATGAAGAAACCAATGCAAGTGAACCAAAGAACGTCCCAAACCCCTGATAACACAACTCAAGAACTGTTATAA
- the LOC119618009 gene encoding leukotriene B4 receptor 1-like, with protein sequence MDQPDSTVATSNFSFPGPLPHYSLTNSNLFPAVVLSLCVVPGVPGNIAVIILRPNWEHLSSLSQSLMLNLAVSDLFCLLILPLVIDALLHGWRFNLVSCKLLAYVVYCSIYCSLLTVTGLSIQRYLLVVHQQRCQQKRLILVLLWLVAFILSIPLLVVQQLVPNQQWTDCRPQYSSDAQWMVVLMTETMVGCVSFFIIVFSYIRIHKKVNQAAFFNNPQTTRLVTSIIVSFVVLWVPYFTNNVLGIAAICLGHEGLMKFYNNFWNIVAAVTFVNRCLNPLLYAHKVWNICQKQEPMQQDQRVPDTSTSGGLS encoded by the coding sequence ATGGATCAACCTGATAGCACTGTGGCAACTTCTAACTTCTCTTTTCCAGGACCTCTACCTCATTACTCCTTGACCAACAGTAATCTGTTTCCTGCAGTGGTGTTGTCCCTCTGCGTTGTTCCTGGAGTTCCTGGAAACATTGCTGTCATTATTCTCAGACCTAACTGGGAGCACCTGTCCAGCCTGAGCCAGAGTTTGATGCTGAATCTGGCCGTGTCTGACCTGTTCTGCCTGCTGATTCTTCCACTGGTGATTGATGCTTTACTCCACGGCTGGAGATTCAACCTGGTGTCCTGTAAGCTTCTAGCGTATGTTGTGTACTGCAGCATTTATTGCAGCCTGCTGACTGTGACTGGGTTAAGCATCCAGCGTTACCTCTTGGTGGTTCACCAGCAGAGGTGCCAACAGAAAAGActgatcctggttctgctcTGGTTGGTTGCTTTTATCCTGTCTATTCCTCTCTTGGTGGTTCAGCAGCTGGTACCAAATCAGCAGTGGACAGACTGTCGACCTCAGTATTCTTCTGATGCCCAGTGGATGGTTGTATTGATGACAGAGACTATGGTGGgatgtgtttcattttttatcataGTGTTTTCATACATTCGCATTCACAAAAAAGTTAATCAAGCAGCCTTTTTCAACAATCCTCAGACAACTCGACTGGTTACCAGCATCATTGTAAGTTTTGTTGTCCTTTGGGTTCCATATTTTACCAATAATGTGCTGGGTATAGCAGCTATTTGTCTCGGACATGAGGGACTTATGAAGTTTTACAACAACTTTTGGAACATTGTCGCAGCAGTAACATTTGTCAACAGATGCCTGAATCCACTCCTGTATGCTCACAAAGTGTGGAATATTTGTCAAAAACAGGAACCAATGCAGCAGGACCAAAGAGTGCCAGATACCTCTACAAGTGGAGGACTGTCATAA
- the LOC119618029 gene encoding leukotriene B4 receptor 1-like has protein sequence MDQLNSPVATSNSSSPGLLPHPFWDSRRLVPAVLFSFCFSVGVPGNIAVIILRPNWEHMSRLSQSLLLNLAVSDLLSLLILPLVIDALLYGWRFNLVSCKLLTYVVYCSIYSSQLTVTGLSIQRYLLMVHQQRCQQVQKRLVLVLLWLVAFILSTPHLVVQQLVPKQQWTDCRPQYSSDAQWMAVLMTETIAGMVSFFIVVFSYIHIRRKVSQAAFFNNPQTTRLITSIIVSFVVLWVPFLTTNVLGIAAICISNKRLRKFFKNFWNIVSALTYVNKCLNPLLYAFTSRKVCNVCQKEEPMQQDQREPDTATTAELSL, from the coding sequence ATggatcaacttaattccccagTGGCGACTTCTAACTCCTCTTCTCCAGGACTTCTGCCTCATCCTTTCTGGGACTCCAGGCGTCTTGTCCCTgcagtgttgttttctttctgcttcagtgTTGGAGTTCCTGGAAACATCGCTGTCATTATTCTCAGACCTAACTGGGAGCACATGTCCAGACTGAGTCAGAGTTTGCTGCTGAATTTGGCCGTGTCTGACCTGCTCAGTCTGCTGATTCTTCCACTGGTGATTGATGCTTTACTCTACGGCTGGAGATTCAACCTGGTGTCCTGTAAGCTTCTAACATATGTTGTGTACTGCAGCATTTATAGCAGCCAGCTGACTGTGACTGGGTTAAGCATCCAGCGTTACCTCTTGATGGTTCACCAGCAGAGGTGCCAACAGGTACAGAAAAGactggtcctggttctgctcTGGTTGGTTGCTTTTATCCTGTCTACTCCTCACTTGGTGGTTCAGCAACTGGTACCAAAACAGCAGTGGACAGACTGTCGACCTCAGTATTCTTCTGATGCCCAGTGGATGGCTGTGCTGATGACTGAGACAATTGCTGGAatggtttccttttttattgtagtGTTTTCATACATTCATATCCGTAGAAAAGTTAGTCAGGCAGCCTTTTTCAACAATCCTCAGACAACTCGACTGATTACCAGCATCATTGTAAGTTTTGTTGTCCTTTGGGTTCCTTTTCTTACCACAAATGTGCTGGGCATAGCAGCTATTTGTATCAGCAATAAGAGACTAAggaagttttttaaaaacttttggaACATTGTCAGTGCTCTAACATATGTCAACAAATGCCTGAATCCACTCCTGTATGCCTTTACATCTCGCAAAGTTTGCAATGTTTGTCAAAAAGAGGAACCAATGCAGCAGGACCAAAGAGAGCCAGATACCGCTACAACTGCAGAACTGTCATTATGA